The following is a genomic window from Xenopus laevis strain J_2021 chromosome 2L, Xenopus_laevis_v10.1, whole genome shotgun sequence.
CAAAAAGATGACTTTTCAGACCAATATATCATTAGGACCCATCTAGATATCAATCAGACTGTCTGTATGTGATGTAAAATATAATCAGGCAAGGTCTGCATCAGGTTGTGGTCATAGTAGTTTCTCTACAGGCCCCTAATACTTTCTGATTGGCTTGGGAGCTAAACAATCAAAACGACCCACCAAACATGCAGATCTTAGGGTGCATAGCCAaatttagaaaatacattttaaatacatgtttAGGCAATATATTTGTACCTTGTTCATATATTAGTATacactgttttttatacaatatacCGTAACCTTACAAATTGCTTTATCAATTGATCCAGgtaagtttttataaaaaattttgcttttaattttcacttgttttaaagctGTATCTAGGTAAGCCACTTTAGTGGAAGCATTATAATTTGAATCTGTCTTCATCTTCTAATCTAAACCTGTTTACGTACCAAATGATATTACATCAAATTATGTTGCCAGGAAACAATGCCTTGAGGGGAAACAAAATATTCGGAGAAGCCTGCATGACACTGTTGCCCACACAAGCAGCACAAGATTTGTAATAAGGAACTGTGTCCATGGTGTTCATCATTGCTCCATAAAAATCATGCCAGCCATAAGCACTAACAAAATGATGTTATAAATGGTAATGCTTAACTCAAGATATAGCAGCACTGAACTCATAATGTAAAGATGCACACaaacactcagggggttatttatcaaaatccatttttttaaaaaaaatcaaaaaagttacagccatctggttgctagggcccaaattaccttagcaaccatgcattgatttgaataagagactgtaatatgaataggagaggacctgaatagaatgatgagcaaaaacaatacatttgtagacttacagagcatttgttttttagatggggtcagtgacccccatttgaaagatggaaagagtcagaaaaaggcaaagaattaaaaaaaaactttaaaattatatataagaagaaaagttgctttgaactgGCCATCCtctaatataataaaagtagactggaaggttaaccacccctttaataatagcaGCAATACAAAAAAGTTACTTAACAATCATTTCACAAGTGTATAAAAGTAAATATGTACAGCCCAGCAAAGGGAAAAAAGCATGCAGATACCATTGGGCAAATGAAAATCCCCCCTATGTTTTGGCACAAACTACTGCCCTTTGCCCTATACCAAGTTTCTCTATTATAACTTACTGTATGGTATGTAgttctttaaatataatattaagagTACAATTAGAGGACATCAAGATATTAGAGGGTGTTTGGGACATTAGAAATAGTTTGGCTAATGCATATCCCAATGTGCACTTGAAAGCATATTTACTATATAACTAAAAGAATTATCTCAGAGCACCGAAAATGATCAAGGGAAGAGTTCATTTTTCACAGTAAGTTCATTTATAGCTTCAgagttatagtttttttatgttGAGTGACATATTCAACCTTTATTCTTTGCTTTGTTCAGGTGATGAACATTCTTCTTTTGGTTGAAAAAACTCTTGATGTGAACAAGAAGAAAGACAAATACAATCCTACTGGTAAGGCTACGGGCACTATAACTCTAGCTACATGCCTCACAGTTTATCCCAGTCATTTGACTTTGTGAATATATTATTTCTATGGCTCAGCATactttgtacattttttattcagcaataagATGGCACAATTATGGAAAATGATCAAATAATGTTGTTAAACTGGAGCACACAAATGCCACTTTCTATATGTCCTGCTGGTTTCTGGGAGAAAAAAATAGCTTAAATGAATCAACAAAAAAGAGTACATATTCATGCAATGTTTATATAGACTAGAGTAAATTTAATCAGAGTTCCCTCTAACtgtatttattatgaaaatatgGTTGCTTACGGGTCTTCTTTTGCTAGCATGTACCAAAACTAAAgagaacattttatttgcataggGTAATTATAGAGGAACGATGTAAGAACATGTATTGAAGAACATGTATTGAGATCTTACTGACTAAGTACTCAGTGTAAATGTCAAAAAAGGCAAGTGTCAAAAAAGGTTTTCTTCCAGGTACTTCTTCTGAATGGTATTCCCTATCTAGTGGTAAATTCAAAAACAAACTGGGAGCTGGTGACTGCAGTTTTCCTTGGAATTCAGGAAAAGAAAAcatccataaaaatgaaaaaacattccttctttgctgagcctcAGAATACACCCATAACAACTGCCCAATCTACTTGAAGCCACAAAATGGCATTTACAGGGGTATGGAGCAGACCAGGCAACTATTCTGTTCCTCTcatataaacatacaaattaaCCGCCCAGGATCTGTTCAGAGTCTCTTTGCAGTATATGAGTAATTGCAACATATTTAAAGCTCTCAGAAAACTATTAGTTCCCTATTACTcttctactgtatatgtcttGGTAATGGCTACATAAAACTTGGCTGTCAAAAGAAACGTCTGGCTAATGCTTTTATATTTGTCACTATAAACAAAGCAAACCTGGTGATGCTATGGAATCTAATTCATAGATTAAATTCTTATTTAATCATTATAACAGCTTACCAATATGGTAAGCTTTGTAAAatcacatgtatttataaagctttttaattGTCCGGGAGTTAAATTTTGGTGTTAAAAAAAGTTTCCAAAAGTTTCCATGATGTACATTTgtaccattgacttcaatggtttACCCTGGCACTAGAatggtgtattttaaatatgttgcTGAGTCCTTTGTAATAAATGAGTTATATTATTGCAAATCACTGTGCTAATTCAAGCCTAAACATTACAACATCTTTATAAATAAGTTTATTGTTCCTCTGTAATGGGTGAGTTTTTGTCAGTAAAGGATTTCCATTAGGCCTTCAACATCAGTACAGGGTGGCTGAGCTGGGTAATATTGCATAGGGACCAATTTTTCCACCtatgtttacaccattttttgaaGCATCTTATATTTTCAGTCTTTAACAACATATAATCCAACCATATCCTTATATGTTTAAATGACTTGGTACAGAATTTGCCTTGAATACAActactatataactgtgtaataTTTCATCTATACAGCTGTATTTGTCAATcagaaatctttctttttttttcagtagaagtTCTTTCCAGTTACCTACTCTTGGCCATCCTATTTGTGATTAGCCTCTCGCTGTCGTGTGGAATACTGATGGTATgtcaaacatttattttgcttccaaacGATTCACTTGAATTGCATTTATGGATGTGTGCACTAATTTCCAGCCACTTGACAAACTAGATGGATGGAAACAGGGTAAGAAGCAGAGAAGTGGTTCAGAGTAAAAAAACtggtaattaaattaaataagagCAATACTTTAATGACATAGGAGCATTCATGTAAAAAGATGCTTTTGTTAAGCCTAAAACTGTTTCTAACCTCTGTGGTAGATTGTCAGCCAAATTTCGCTTTCCACCTCTTTCCTTCTTTGTGTGACCAGGACCCGGTTTGGCTTTACTGACAGAATAAATAGTCTCTGTTAAACATGAATTAATTGCCTAAAACATATGTGGCAGATTTCAGTTCAGGGGAAATAGAAAAGGGAAGGCATCTGTATGATCACAAATGAAATATATGTTCAGCTATGCATCAGCTATGATTTGTCtgcatccctacttttacatgaacttattTCTGACTATTATCCTTTCTTAGAAACGTGGCCCCCTGGTTATTCCATTTTTGGCCCTGCAGTTTTTGGACCTTATCAGCAGTTCATTGATGTTCTGCAGCATTTATATCGAGCAACCTTTAAACCAAACCCCTCACGGAgtaacaataaaagataaattGGTGAGGGACCTCAATTGATTTAGAAATTCGGTCTATACTCTAATATGTGATCTTACAACCCATGTTACTGTATTACAGATAGAGCCCATGCTGCAAGCTCCAGCACAAATAGTCTTTGACATGTGCCTCAACTTTCTGATTCAGTGCAGTTGCTTCTCCGCATTCCCATCTTACTTAAAGCTTGAGTATGTCAGCTCCATGGTAAGTAGAGGTCAATAACTTCCTCTGATGCTGTGTTTACGGTCCTATCATACTGTCACTTTCGAGGTTACCCTTAAAAGCAGCACAATTTGTGATTTTGGTGGCTGTAGATTGGAAGCAGTGATCCACAGCAAAAGTGTTAAGCCTGTGATTTATTTCAGAATACACTCGATCAGCATTACCGAATCAGTCTTACTGTGCATAATGTTATTTTCTAGGCAAAGTAAAAATTGCCTGCAATGTTCAAAGAGTAATATTCAGTTTGTTAAGAGGTTCAGAGTCCCTCTAATAATTGCAACTTGAAAgattagtattatatatatatatatatatagtctttatcctctatagttacgcccctgtaccTATACACCATGCACTGTACCAGTGGGAGGAAAGAGTTGTGCTCTGTGCTTTATCCTGGATTAAAATCCTGCATAAGAACAGAGAACAGCTGGCATACATGCAAGGGGGCCCTGTATTTAATGGATTCCTTTGTCACTTAGTAAATTCATTGTTCCTAGTGCCCTGGTGTTCCTGTCTTTTGGAATGATGCTCACAGTTGGGGGTGTGCAAAGGGACACCCTTGTCCTGTCACATGCTGCCCATATTGTATTCAACAGGCATGTACTGCAAATACAAATgggcaatcatgggggggggtcatgtgcaaatgaaaaaaaaaacatgctaaaaAAGCCTAATAATGTtccatttttgccttttttagaaCTATTTTCCTAGGAAAAATACATCTTCTCGGCAATACATCATGGATCTGATTCTCTTCAATGTCATGTACATTTCTGtccttattttaaaggtaaattgtCTACCCATATACTCCTATGCCCATGCTTTCACATTTTGAAGGGAAATTAGACCCTCAGCATGATTTTAAGCCTaatgacatttaaaggagaaaaatcaTCAGCGTACTTTGTAGAAGCTGCAATTTTGTGTTCAGCGGAAGGAGTGTTTAAAGCTGATCTTCTCTCCATTTAAATATATAGCATTTCCATTATTAGTCAACACAAAATCAAGGAGAAAGCAATGTCAAATGATTATACAACATGTTGCAAGCAATTTTCTCACAAAGAGGTTAAATGAATAGCTTGAATATCACTGCGTGATCCTCCTAGCTACCTTCGCTGTGGATGATTTGAAAAGCAAATGTACTGCTCCATTAGCAGGGAATAAGCAAAACATTGCATTTATGTAGAAGCAACCCAGTTTTGGACAAAGACTCTTCACATTGTTagatttaacaaaaaaactatATGGATTCAGCTCTCTTTTTGGTTgcagatttttttaatcaaaatatacaaaaatatgtgTTGATTGCTGCTGGTTGGTTACATAGAATGACAGAAACAGTCTACTCCTTCCATAAACACTTGCATGGATAGAACCTATCAGGACTGACTAATAGATGAGTTGATATTTTCACAGAGATAGCacatttcacaaaaatatttttctttctgcttCATGTTGTCAGGAGGTTGAAGCatatttctcaaaagaaaattcctttttttaatagtGCAGACTAGCCATTGGATTTTATTGAAAGAAGACTTGTTTGTGTGTTTGGGTCTCAGCACCGTCAGACTTGTTTATATGGAAAGTAACACAAAGTTCTTTCTACACATGTCATTGTGTCATCCTGCTGTGGAGGTgacagaagccatgttccaaagCTGACTTTTATCACTGCTTCATTCTGCAAAGGAAGCGACAAATGCAGTGTATCATAACTCTTTTCTGTCTGCTTTCCTTTGGCCTTATTCAGTGGCAGTGACAGCTTACATGGAGAAAACATGTATCTGAAAACATGATTTTGATTTCAAAAAATGCTTCAAACTGTTTCTTTTCTTTAGCTGTCTAGTGTTGTTGTTTAATAGCACATCAGCTTGAGGATGAAGCAATGCATTATGCAAGAAGTAGTGAATTGATACTCTTGTTTCCTACAGAGGATTAAAGTGTACATACACCTGCACCCCAATTAGATATCAACCAGGGAGGTTATAGTTTTGGGTCAATGTATGGCCATCTGGCTTCCAACTTGATCAAGAGTGCCTGTGTCTGCAGTGTTTTTGCCCTTGTACGGACCCAAAATGAAGAACTTCCACTTTCACCAGTTGATTGGCATGGGAGTAGGATTCAGTTGTAAACGCACTCTGGGGCTTTTGACTTTCCATATCTGGTTGTTGATTACAGGCCTACTTATGCCACAGTCACTGCTTCATTCCTCTTTGACTTTGAAtccagtctatggggcaaattcactaagcgccgaaaatacgCTAGCAACGCcattgccgcacttcgccaggtgaagtttcgccagcgctaattcactaaaatccaaagttgcgatcagggaggcgaaaggtagcgtagttgcactagcgttacttcgtcaagcaaagcgaagttacgctagcgatgcctaatttgcatactcgccaagttaaagtacaatggatggatatgtagcagcaaatacattacactacacaagcctgggaaagctttatagaataaaatagagttgttattttgccctatacatatgcccactgtataagttaggtgccatatgttaggaaatgtagggggggaggaggatacccccaaaaaaatttacgatctttttcagcctatcacccttaaaaaagtaaaagacgccagcgttttttgggaattagaaaaaatgtcaactttttttgaagcaagacctatttattctattgcacttcgcctggtctgaggtggcgaaggcaagtctggtgcaagaagtaacgttcagtaaaatgcgcacgttagtgaattagcgtagttacgtcccttcgccatagtgcaacttcgtctgatgtaagggtgcgaagtagcactagagtaggtccacttcgctagcgaatttatgccagcacctgttagtaaattggcgaagtaacgaaatgacgtcatgctggcaaatttgcgctagcattagccgcttcacgcgttagtgaatttgcctctatgtCGTTTCCTGTTTTATGAAAGTTCTTCAATTTATATTGTGTGATTTAAATTGTCACTTGATGACCCCCCCTCTCAGTCCTTACTATTTTCAATTCCTGTATCTAACCTCCTCTTTTGattcagcatcagactgggggtccaGGACCCACCGGGGTTTcatctcaggggcccccacaaAGCTTGTTTCCCATATTCTGCTCCCTTCTACATCACTTACCTGAATTACTCACATTTCTACATATTACCAAGGACTTTGCAGACTTTTTCAAAAGCAAAGTTGATTCTCCTCTCCATAGACACCAATAATTTCaacctccttaaaggaaaactatacccccaaaatgcatGCTtcagcaacagattatatcaaatttagtggcatatgaaagaatcttcccaaactggaatatttatttaagtaaaaaactgcccttttacatctcttgccttgaaccaccattttgtgatggtctatgtgctgtctcagagatcacctgtccagaaataacacagctctaactataacaggaagaagtgtggaagctaaagacagaactctatctgttaattggctcatgtgacctaacatatagtTTATTTGgcgtgtttgtgtgcacagtgaatcgtacaatcccagggggcggcccttatttttttaaaatggcaattttctatttaggattacccaatggcacatactaataaaaaagtatattattatgaaaatgatttatttacatgaagcagggttttacattttatatgagatgtttatgcaatatctttttatagagacctacattgtttgaggggtatagttttcctttaactttcctAGATCTATTTCTCCTTCAACTCTTTTGTCTAAAATTTCTCATCTTCTCCTGTCCTCTCTATGTACAACTTGCTAACTGGATCCTGTTACTTCATCAGTGCTAAAACAGTAGGCTTCTGTCCTTGATCCACTAATAATCTTGATCTTAATCTTGAATGGACCCTATGCAGTCTGGTTTTGGCCTATACACTCCACTGAGACAACCTTATGTAGAGTTGGAAATAATCTCATTCTCCTGGATCTGTCCTCTGCTTTTGATATTGTTGACCATACATTCAACAATTCTGCGAATTCTCTATCCTCTTGATatgatcaagctgcatcctggttctcttccttccttttaaacagtttttttctaaCAAATCCTTTTGCCAAGTTCAGCTTAGTGTGGGGTGCCTCAAGGTTCTGTATTTTACCTTAAATATCACTTATATGCACATGACATCCACATAGCACAGAACCCTTTATTAACCTCTAAAATCCAGTCCCACATCTCTAACTGGGTCTTAGCTGTTTCCTCCTGGATAATTCAATCCTGCCTCTAACTGAACCTAGCTAAAACAAATTTCATTGTCTCTGTGCCCAAACCTGACCTCTCTCCTGTTTATACCAATACTACTTATGACATTAACCCTGTTGATTTGGCACACTCATGTGTGCCGAGCTTATCTTTGACCAGACCCTATCCTTCCCAGTTCATAGTAGTGACAAACCTGccacctttttctctgtaatattccTCTGTAATATTTTCAAGATATACCCCTTTCTTTCTGAAGCAACTGCTAAAACCTTAATCCATGCCCTTCTCTTATGCTGCTTACACTATTGGAACCACCCACTAACTGATCTCCcagactcccatctctctcccctgcagTTGGTTTTAAACTCTGCTCCCTCCTAAGGGTTAACCTGTTAATCCCTtttctactgtgtctcttacaTCATGGCACTTAATTTCTGCAAAGTATACTTATTTATTACACTGTTTGTACTTCCTGTGTGTATTgtacaatagggatgcaccgaatccactattttggattcggccgaacccccgaatccttcacaaaagattcagcaaaataccgaaccaaattaggggtgggaaggggaaaacatttttacttccttgttttgtgacaaaaattcacactATTTccatccctgcccctaatttgctaattgggatttgggtttggttcggctgggcagaaggattcagaatcctggattcggtgcatccctaacaatttTACAGCAATAAATATCAtagtagcactttataaataaaagttatatatGCATATAAGGTTTGTTTGTTGTTCCGGGACCAGAATAACTGCATCTGCGTGATTTGGCAAAATATCTATTAGTCAAAGATCTATAAATTGTTGGCAACCTGGCCAACAGATCTTTAGTTTAGATTGACAACCTTCTACAAACTGACCAGATATTGGGTTCAATTTGATGAGACAAGTGTATCTcctaattaatttataaatttcCATGTACGTTTATGTGCTAAACGATGAGCtacatttttttactgaattgcCTCTGGACCATTGCCAGGTAAAGGTGATGGGGTTTTTTTATGTATCGGCCCACCATCTCACAGTTCAGTCCAAAGAGGTTAATTAGGGGCCAGTATGTGCCTGTGTATGGGCACCCTTTCTAATGCTTAATAGCCATgcattttgtttgcttttaaaactcCATAAATGTTCAGTATAATATCCCCTATGTTACTTGTATGCAATTTGTAATAGCTTTGCTTCTGCCTCTAGGCAATTTTTATTTCACACATATGGAAAGTATTTGTATCACTTCATCATACAAATACTTCCAAAGATGAAGATGAAAAGAAACAGCACGAAATCTCAAAGGTGAGAAAGTTAAAATGTTGTCCAATGAACTGTATGAATGTGTCTGGGATCAGGAGGACTATATTCATATTGTTCCTTTTGTTAGCACATCATTCTGAAACGGCTGAACACTTCAGCGGTTACGTACGTCAGAGCCTGTTTTGTCTTCTCTGCCTCTGTCTGCTGGGTACACCTGTGTTCTAGAACACAAAACAGCTGAAATGCAAGATGTTTTCACATCTATAAAAGTCTATTTTTGATACCGAGGTTGTAATTTGTAGAGCTTCTTAATGAAGAAATTGCAGCACTGAAAGCTCCTATAAGGCTGTGCCCCTTTATTTTTAGTTAGTAGATAAATCTAAATT
Proteins encoded in this region:
- the laptm5.L gene encoding lysosomal-associated transmembrane protein 5 isoform X2, which produces MAPKSSNGSKMSSCFNSRTVAHTLSLYHMVMNILLLVEKTLDVNKKKDKYNPTEVLSSYLLLAILFVISLSLSCGILMKRGPLVIPFLALQFLDLISSSLMFCSIYIEQPLNQTPHGVTIKDKLIEPMLQAPAQIVFDMCLNFLIQCSCFSAFPSYLKLEYVSSMNYFPRKNTSSRQYIMDLILFNVMYISVLILKAIFISHIWKVFVSLHHTNTSKDEDEKKQHEISKVVLPSYEEAVRLQAIEFPFPHSTKEPNKQSLPATGPTLC
- the laptm5.L gene encoding lysosomal-associated transmembrane protein 5 isoform X1 produces the protein MAPKSSNGSKMSSCFNSRTVAHTLSLYHMVMNILLLVEKTLDVNKKKDKYNPTVEVLSSYLLLAILFVISLSLSCGILMKRGPLVIPFLALQFLDLISSSLMFCSIYIEQPLNQTPHGVTIKDKLIEPMLQAPAQIVFDMCLNFLIQCSCFSAFPSYLKLEYVSSMNYFPRKNTSSRQYIMDLILFNVMYISVLILKAIFISHIWKVFVSLHHTNTSKDEDEKKQHEISKVVLPSYEEAVRLQAIEFPFPHSTKEPNKQSLPATGPTLC